The window TCCAGGACGGCCCTAAGGTCGTGCTCCACCCAAAGGAGGGTCACCCCCCACTCCTCCCGGGCGTCCAGGAGGAAGCGGGCCAGGTCCTGCTTCTCCTCCAGGGCAAGCCCCGCCATGGGCTCGTCCAGGAGGAGGAGCTTGGGCCGGCCCGCGAGGGCCCTCGCCACCTCCACCCGCTTCTGGAGGCCGTAAGGGAGCATCCCCGCCGGGGCGTGGCGGAAGGGGGAGAGGTGGAGGTAGTCCAGGACCTCCTCCGCCCAGGCCCTGAGGCGCCACTCCCTTTCCGCCCGGGGGAGGGCCATGGGGTAGGTGGAGAGGGCGAGCTCCGCCCCCAGCTTGACGTTTTCCAGGACGCTCATCCCCCGGAAGATCTCCAGGCCCTGGAAGGTGCGCCCGAGGCCCATGCGGGCCCTTTCTTGGGGGCTTTTCCCCTTTAGGCTTTGGCCCAGGAAGACCACCTCTCCTCGGTCGGGGTCGTACACCCCGGAAAGGACGTTTAAGAGGGTGGTCTTCCCGGCGCCGTTCGGGCCGATGACGGCGAAGAACTCCCCCTCCGCCACGGAGAACGCCACCCCCGAGAGGGCCTTTACCCCCTTGAAGGAGAGGTGGAGGTCCTGCACCTTTAGGATCACACCCACCGCTTCCTCCTCCGGTACCGCCTCGCCTGGCGGAAGCCCACCTCCTCCTTGCCCAGGTAGAACTCCATCACGTCCTGGTCCTCCATGGCCTCCTTGGCGCTCCCCTCAAAGACCACGCGGCCCCTTTCCAGGACGTACACCCGGTCCACGACGCCGAGGGCGGCCCGGGCGTTTTGCTCCACGAGGAGGAGGGAGAGCCCCTTTTCCCGCCTTAGGGCGTCCAGGGTCTGCATCACCTCTCCCACCAGCTTGGGGGCGAGGCCCAAGGAGGGCTCGTCCACCACGAGAAGCCTCGGCCTCGTGAGGAGGGCCATGCCCAAAAGGAGCATCTGCTGCTCCCCCCCCGAGAGGTAGCCCGCCTGCTCGTGGCGGCGCTCGTAGAGGCGGGGAAAGCGGGCGAAGACCTCCTCCATCCCTTCCTTGAGCGCCTTTGGGGGGAGGCGGTGGCCTGCGGCCATGAGGTTCTCCACCGGGGTCAGGTAGCGGAAGAGGGGGCGGCCCTCCAGGATGGCGGTGAGGCCTAGCCGGGAGATCCCCACCGGGTCCAGGTGGGTGGCCTCCCGGCCGAAGAGGCGCACCTTCCCGTCCAGAACCCGCCCCTCAAACTTGGGGAGGAGGCCGGCGATGGTCCGCACCAAGGAGCTTTTCCCGGCTCCGTTCGGGCCCAGGAGGGCCACGGCCTCCCCCTCCCCCACCTCCAGGGAGACCCCGTCCAGGGCCAGGATGACCCCCCGGTAGACCACCTTGAGGTTCTCCACGGAAAGCATCACACCCTCTCAATCTGCCGCTCCCCGAAGAGGCCGTAGGGCCTCACGAGGAGGACGAGGAGGACCACCACGAAGGGCAGGGCCTCGGTGAAGCCGGGGAGGTAGGCCTCCAGGTAGCGCTGGGAGAGGGCCTCGAGGACCCCGAGCAAAAACCCCGCCGCCAGAGCCCCGCCCACGGCGTCAAGCCCCCCCAGGATGGCCACGGGGAAGACCTTGAGCCCGAAGAAGACGAGGTTGTGCCCCACCCCGCTCGCCGCGGCGAGGAGGGCCCCCGCCAAGGTGGCGAGGAGGGCGGAGACCCCCCAGACCCCGGCCAGGATCCGGGCCGTGGGGATGCCCAGGGCCAAGGCGGCCACCTCCCGCTCGGAGATGGCCCGGACCAGGACGCCGTAGCGGCTTTTCCGGAGGAGCCAGAGGAGGCCGAGCCCCAAGGGCAGGGCCAGGAGGAGGTTCCAGACCGCCCGGGAGGAGACGTAGACCCCTCCCGCTTCAAAGCCGAGGTCGGGGAGGCTTCCCGGCAGGTACTTGAGGTCCGGGCCCCAGAGGAGCTGCACCCCCCCATCCAGGGCGGCGGCGAGGCCGATGGTCGCCATGATCACCGCCACCACGTTCCGGCCGAGAAGGGGCCGCACGAAGCCCCGTTCCACCAGGACCCCGAAGAGGAAGGCGAGGGGCAGGGCGGCGAGGAGGGCCAAGGGGAGGGGAAGGAGGAGGGCGAAGGTGTAGGTGAGGTAGGCCCCCACGAGGAGGAACTCCCCGATGGCGAAGTTCACCACGCTGGTCGCCCGGTAGACGAGGACGAAGCCCAAGGCGAGGAGGCTGTAGAGGGCCCCGTTGGCCAAGCCGCCGATGAGGTAGGGAAGGAGGTCCGCCACGCTTCCTCCCGAGGGAAGGGGCCTGGCCCTAGGCCAGCTTCAGCCAGTCGGTGATGGCGTTGAAGCGCCCGTCCTTGACGCTCGCCCGGTAGAGCTTGGTGTAGGGGATGCGGTGGTTCACGAACTGGTAGCCCCGCACCAGGCCCATGGCGTTGTAGTCCCCGATCTTCTCCAGGTACTCCACCACCCCGGCCCGGGTGAGCTTCCCCGCCTGGGCCGCCCGGCGCATGGCCTCGGCCACCCCCAGGGCCACGGCCAGGCTCCCCATGTAGTAGGTGGGGCGGTAGGAGGAGTCCCGGCCCTTCCTCTGGCGGAACTTGCGCATCTCGTCCACGGCGGGCACCAGGGTGTCGTACCAGTAGGGGTTGTGGTAGGTCACGGTGAAGCCCTCGGCGGCGGGCCCCGCCCGCTGGATGAGGACGAGCTCCGCCGAGTAGTAGGTGCCCATGAACTGGGCCCTTAGGCCCTGCTCCCGCGCGGCCCTTAGGATCAGGGGCTCCGCGGAGAGGGCGTAGCCCTGGAGGAGGACGAAGTCGGGGTTGGCCCGGCGCAGGTTCAGGACCACGGGGGTGGCGTCGGTGAAGGCGGGGGGCGTCACCTCCTCGTGGACCACCTCCATCCCCAAAGCCTTGGCCCGCTCCTTGACGTAGGGGATGGGGTCGCGGCCGAACTCCGTGTTGGAGTAGACGAGGGCGATCCGGGCCTTGCCCTTTTGCAGGCGGATCTGGCGCAGGAGGGCCTCCATCATGTCGTTGTAGGTGGGGCCGAAGACGAAGATGGTGGGGTACTTCTCGGGGTCGGCAAGCTCGTTGGCGAAGCTGGTGGCGGAGTAGGGGAGGCCGATCCTGGCGATCTCCGGGGCCAGGGCCTTGGAAAGCCCCGTGGAGTCCCCGTAGACGAAGAGGAGCTCGTCGGGCCGCTCCCTGGAGAGGACCCGGTTGAAGGCGGCCGTCCCCTTGGCCACGTCGTAGCCCGTGTCCTCCACGATGAGCTCAAGCTTCCGCCCGGCGATCCCCCCCAGGACCTCGTTCACGTAGTCCACCCCGTCCACGAACCCTTCCCGGCCGGCGTTGCCGGCGAAGGCGAAGGGCCCGGTGAGGGGAAGGAGGGCGGCGAGCTTCACGGGCCTCGCCTGGGCCAAGGCGAAGCGGGAGAAGCCCATGGCCGCCAGCGAACCCACGCCAAGCCTCCTCAGAAACTCCCTGCGCTTCATGCACGCCTCCTTTCCGGTTGTGCTTGGGGCAAAGATAGCATGCCCCCCTCCTTTTGGCAAGACCAGGGGGGATTTAGCCGGCCTGGGGCTGCTGCGGCCGTGCCTTGGTCGGCGCTTCAGGTCCGATGGTGGCCCTCCCGGACGGTGATGCGGGGGCTTGCCCAGGGAGAAGGAGGCCGGCGAGGCCGGGGGTAGCCCTATACGGCGCCCCGGAAGTGGTCCACGGTGAGGCGGATGCCCTCCTGGAACCCCACCTTGGGCCGCCAGCCGTGGGCCATGAGCTTGAGGGGGGAGAGGACGCTCCGTTCCAGGTCCCCGGGGCGCGGGGGGGCGGGCTGGACCTCGGGGGCCTTCCCCGCGGCCTCGGCCACCGCCATGAGGACCTCCCTCGTGGTGTGCCCCTCCCCGGTCCCCACGTTGTAGATCCCTTCCAAGGAGAAGAGGGCGAGGGCGTGGGCCTCGGCCACGTCCCCCACGTAAACGTAGTCCCGCACGCACCCCTCGTCCCCGGGGGTCTTCCGGGCGTAGAGGGTCACGGGCAGGCCCTTGAGGACCCGCTCGGCGAAGATGGCCACCACCCCTGCCTCCCCGTGGGGGTCCTGCCTGGGGCCGTACACGTTGCCGTAGCGCAGGGAGACCCACTTGAGCCCGTAGCTTTGCCCGTAGACGGAGAGGTAGTGCTCAAAGGCCGCCTTGCTCGCGGCGTAGGGGCTTTTTGGGCGGGGGGGCCAGGTCTCCTCGGCCCTTTCCCCCTCGGGCACCTCCCCGTAGATGGCCCCGCCCGTGGAGGCGAAGACGAGCTTCTCCACGCCGTACTGGCGGCAGGCCTCGAGGAGGTTAAGCCCCCCCAGGAGGTTCACCTCAAAGTCCAGGACCGGGTCCTCCACGC of the Thermus thermophilus HB8 genome contains:
- a CDS encoding ABC transporter ATP-binding protein C-terminal domain-containing protein, with translation MAGLALEEKQDLARFLLDAREEWGVTLLWVEHDLRAVLELSDRVLVLSYGEVLYHGPPEGVKKDPKVVEAYLGQG
- a CDS encoding ABC transporter ATP-binding protein encodes the protein MLSVENLKVVYRGVILALDGVSLEVGEGEAVALLGPNGAGKSSLVRTIAGLLPKFEGRVLDGKVRLFGREATHLDPVGISRLGLTAILEGRPLFRYLTPVENLMAAGHRLPPKALKEGMEEVFARFPRLYERRHEQAGYLSGGEQQMLLLGMALLTRPRLLVVDEPSLGLAPKLVGEVMQTLDALRREKGLSLLLVEQNARAALGVVDRVYVLERGRVVFEGSAKEAMEDQDVMEFYLGKEEVGFRQARRYRRRKRWV
- a CDS encoding branched-chain amino acid ABC transporter permease, whose protein sequence is MADLLPYLIGGLANGALYSLLALGFVLVYRATSVVNFAIGEFLLVGAYLTYTFALLLPLPLALLAALPLAFLFGVLVERGFVRPLLGRNVVAVIMATIGLAAALDGGVQLLWGPDLKYLPGSLPDLGFEAGGVYVSSRAVWNLLLALPLGLGLLWLLRKSRYGVLVRAISEREVAALALGIPTARILAGVWGVSALLATLAGALLAAASGVGHNLVFFGLKVFPVAILGGLDAVGGALAAGFLLGVLEALSQRYLEAYLPGFTEALPFVVVLLVLLVRPYGLFGERQIERV
- a CDS encoding ABC transporter substrate-binding protein, with amino-acid sequence MKRREFLRRLGVGSLAAMGFSRFALAQARPVKLAALLPLTGPFAFAGNAGREGFVDGVDYVNEVLGGIAGRKLELIVEDTGYDVAKGTAAFNRVLSRERPDELLFVYGDSTGLSKALAPEIARIGLPYSATSFANELADPEKYPTIFVFGPTYNDMMEALLRQIRLQKGKARIALVYSNTEFGRDPIPYVKERAKALGMEVVHEEVTPPAFTDATPVVLNLRRANPDFVLLQGYALSAEPLILRAAREQGLRAQFMGTYYSAELVLIQRAGPAAEGFTVTYHNPYWYDTLVPAVDEMRKFRQRKGRDSSYRPTYYMGSLAVALGVAEAMRRAAQAGKLTRAGVVEYLEKIGDYNAMGLVRGYQFVNHRIPYTKLYRASVKDGRFNAITDWLKLA
- a CDS encoding NAD-dependent epimerase/dehydratase family protein, coding for MRVLVTGGAGFIGSHIVEDLLARGLEVAVLDNLATGKRENVPKGVPFFRVDLRDKEGVERAFREFRPTHVSHQAAQASVKVSVEDPVLDFEVNLLGGLNLLEACRQYGVEKLVFASTGGAIYGEVPEGERAEETWPPRPKSPYAASKAAFEHYLSVYGQSYGLKWVSLRYGNVYGPRQDPHGEAGVVAIFAERVLKGLPVTLYARKTPGDEGCVRDYVYVGDVAEAHALALFSLEGIYNVGTGEGHTTREVLMAVAEAAGKAPEVQPAPPRPGDLERSVLSPLKLMAHGWRPKVGFQEGIRLTVDHFRGAV